In the Streptomyces sp. NBC_00193 genome, GGCGCGGACGTCCTGGCGGGAGCGGGCGTCGAGCATGAGCACGGGGGTGCCGGGATCGCGCAGGTGCAGGGCCGTCGCGATCTCCTCCGCGGTGTAGGGCTGCTCGCCGTGGAAGCAGTTCGCGCCGACCACGAACGGCAGTCCGCGGCTCTCGAAGAAGTCGACGGCCGGAAAGCTGCGGTCCAGGCGGCGCGTGTCGACCAGCACGATCGCCCCGAGCGCCCCGGCCAGCAGGTCGTCCCACATGAACCAGAAGCGTTCCTGGCCCGGTGTGCCGAAGAGGTAGAGGACGACGCCGGCGTCGGTGAGGGTGATGCGGCCGAAGTCCATCGCCACGGTGGTGGCCGTCTTGGACTCGATCCCGTCGAGGTCGTCGACGCCGACACCGGCGGCCGTCAGCCGCTCCTCCGTGCGCAGCGGCTCTATCTCGGAGATCGTCTCCACCAGGGTGGTCTTGCCGACTCCGAATCCACCGGCGATGAGGATCTTGACCGGG is a window encoding:
- a CDS encoding ATP/GTP-binding protein, with product MPAPRAPAPQDAAPVKILIAGGFGVGKTTLVETISEIEPLRTEERLTAAGVGVDDLDGIESKTATTVAMDFGRITLTDAGVVLYLFGTPGQERFWFMWDDLLAGALGAIVLVDTRRLDRSFPAVDFFESRGLPFVVGANCFHGEQPYTAEEIATALHLRDPGTPVLMLDARSRQDVRACLLSLLDQLIANAAAPAAV